From Actinopolyspora lacussalsi, a single genomic window includes:
- a CDS encoding iron complex transport system substrate-binding protein (product_source=KO:K02016; cath_funfam=3.40.50.1980; cleavage_site_network=SignalP-noTM; cog=COG0614; ko=KO:K02016; pfam=PF01497; superfamily=53807): MSRTTGFRRGVPLLLALVALLAGITSCAQRPASEEPVQQGNDRASAFPVRVKLSGQEPVTLPEQPKRIVSLSPTATEVLYAIGAGNRVVAVDKYSTYPERAPREEISALNVGAGTVSEYRPDLVIAQAGSAGELAKGLRELDIPVLLTPSAKDLSAAYQQMKALGRATGHNEEAADTVRRVRSEIDKLVRETPELEQPLTYYHEVGPDYFTATSKSFVGSVYEKFGLDNIADSAGGKFPQLSEEKILGADPEMIFLADTGTAGVTKGSVAERPGWQTLTAVKQGQVYELNEDVAGRWGPRVVELARSISEAIDGTRQG, translated from the coding sequence ATGAGTCGGACAACCGGATTCCGCCGCGGAGTGCCCCTGCTGCTCGCCCTGGTGGCGCTCCTGGCGGGGATCACCTCGTGTGCGCAGCGCCCAGCTTCCGAAGAACCGGTCCAGCAGGGCAACGATCGGGCTTCGGCGTTTCCGGTACGGGTGAAGCTTTCGGGGCAGGAACCGGTGACGCTGCCCGAACAGCCGAAGCGCATCGTCTCGTTGAGCCCCACCGCCACCGAGGTGCTCTACGCGATCGGGGCGGGCAACCGGGTCGTGGCCGTGGACAAGTACTCCACCTACCCCGAGCGGGCACCACGCGAGGAGATCTCCGCGCTGAACGTCGGAGCCGGCACCGTCTCGGAGTACCGCCCCGATCTCGTGATCGCGCAGGCGGGAAGTGCCGGTGAACTGGCCAAAGGACTGCGCGAACTGGACATTCCGGTACTGCTGACCCCCTCCGCGAAGGATCTCTCTGCCGCCTACCAACAGATGAAGGCACTCGGACGTGCCACCGGGCACAACGAGGAGGCCGCCGACACCGTGCGACGGGTTCGTTCCGAGATCGACAAGCTGGTGCGGGAGACTCCCGAACTCGAACAGCCGCTGACCTACTACCACGAGGTCGGCCCCGATTACTTCACCGCGACGTCCAAGAGTTTCGTGGGCAGCGTCTACGAGAAGTTCGGGCTGGACAACATCGCCGACTCCGCGGGAGGCAAGTTCCCCCAGCTTTCCGAGGAGAAGATCCTGGGAGCGGATCCGGAGATGATCTTTCTCGCCGACACCGGGACGGCCGGCGTGACCAAGGGGTCCGTCGCCGAGCGTCCCGGCTGGCAGACGCTGACCGCGGTGAAGCAGGGGCAGGTCTACGAGTTGAACGAGGACGTGGCCGGCAGGTGGGGACCGCGCGTGGTGGAGCTCGCCCGCTCGATCAGTGAAGCGATCGACGGCACCAGGCAGGGCTGA
- a CDS encoding iron complex transport system ATP-binding protein (product_source=KO:K02013; cath_funfam=3.40.50.300; cog=COG1120; ko=KO:K02013; pfam=PF00005; smart=SM00382; superfamily=52540): MSLVELDGLSAGYRGSPVLSDVSTAIGAGGWLGVIGPNGSGKSTLLKAMLGLVHHGGTVTVDGRRVSRLRQRERAKLLGYAPQLPQLPVGMTVTDYVLLGRTPYTGLLGRESTRDLDIVAEVLERLDLIDLAERVLSDLSGGERQRAVLARALAQRTGVLLLDEPTTGLDVGHAQALLDLVDELRHERGTTVVTTLHDLTMAGQYAEHLLLLEHGRVSAEGAPEEVLTTEVLRRHYAARVSILPLPDGSTAVTPVRESTRRPGEG; the protein is encoded by the coding sequence ATGAGCCTCGTGGAACTCGACGGGCTGAGCGCGGGGTACCGCGGCAGTCCCGTGCTGTCGGACGTCTCGACAGCGATCGGTGCGGGCGGCTGGCTCGGTGTGATCGGACCGAACGGCTCCGGCAAGTCCACGCTGCTCAAGGCGATGCTCGGACTGGTGCACCACGGCGGGACCGTGACGGTGGATGGTCGCCGCGTCAGCAGGCTCCGGCAGCGTGAGCGGGCGAAGCTGCTCGGATACGCCCCGCAGCTACCGCAGCTACCGGTCGGCATGACCGTCACCGACTACGTGCTGCTGGGGCGCACGCCCTACACCGGCCTGCTGGGACGGGAGAGCACCAGGGACCTCGACATCGTCGCCGAGGTGCTGGAACGGCTCGACCTGATCGATCTCGCGGAACGAGTGCTGTCCGACCTTTCCGGTGGCGAACGGCAGCGCGCGGTCCTGGCACGGGCGCTGGCGCAACGCACCGGGGTGCTGCTGCTCGACGAGCCCACCACGGGACTGGACGTCGGACACGCGCAGGCGCTGCTGGACCTGGTCGACGAGCTACGCCACGAACGCGGCACCACCGTGGTGACCACACTGCACGACCTGACCATGGCGGGGCAGTACGCCGAGCACCTGCTGCTGCTCGAGCACGGCAGGGTGAGCGCCGAGGGCGCTCCGGAGGAGGTGCTGACCACCGAGGTACTGCGCCGGCACTACGCGGCGCGGGTCTCGATTCTGCCGTTACCGGACGGTTCAACGGCCGTCACGCCCGTGCGGGAGTCGACGCGCCGCCCCGGGGAAGGGTGA
- a CDS encoding iron complex transport system permease protein (product_source=KO:K02015; cath_funfam=1.10.3470.10; cog=COG0609; ko=KO:K02015; pfam=PF01032; superfamily=81345; transmembrane_helix_parts=Inside_1_32,TMhelix_33_55,Outside_56_92,TMhelix_93_115,Inside_116_121,TMhelix_122_144,Outside_145_148,TMhelix_149_171,Inside_172_177,TMhelix_178_200,Outside_201_219,TMhelix_220_242,Inside_243_269,TMhelix_270_292,Outside_293_306,TMhelix_307_326,Inside_327_338,TMhelix_339_358,Outside_359_363) yields the protein MRDSRTLPAGTLETPATSAQRPRRARGSRLRPRHLLIGIAALAVLVLVSVLTGAADLGWQRVLAELGAQLTGGVSPLSEREAAILWQLRVPRVVLAVLVGAALAVSGAAFQGVFRNPLADPYLLGAASGAGLSVTVVVTAVPQVTLGSTGLAQVAAFLGALGGVGLTWLIGRSAGPDTATLVLAGVAVSAFLTAAQTFVQQLRVESLQRVYMWLLGRLSTSGWHEVLTVVPGLCLATVVLCACGRLLDLLGTGDEEAAALGVRPGRVRALVLVAASLATASAVSVAGLIGFVGLVVPHLVRLALGGSYRVIVPVSLLFGGAFLVGADMLARTVMAPAELPIGVITAFTGAPFFALLLHTSRRR from the coding sequence ATGCGCGATTCGCGAACCCTGCCCGCCGGGACGCTCGAAACTCCCGCGACCTCCGCACAGCGGCCCCGGCGAGCACGCGGCAGCAGGCTGCGGCCGCGTCACCTGCTGATCGGTATCGCCGCGCTCGCCGTACTGGTACTGGTCTCGGTGCTGACCGGGGCCGCGGATCTGGGGTGGCAACGGGTACTCGCCGAACTCGGCGCCCAGCTCACCGGTGGTGTCTCGCCGTTGTCCGAACGTGAGGCGGCGATACTGTGGCAGTTGCGCGTACCTCGGGTGGTACTGGCCGTTCTCGTCGGAGCCGCCCTGGCCGTCTCCGGAGCGGCGTTCCAGGGAGTGTTTCGCAATCCGCTGGCCGATCCCTACCTGCTGGGAGCGGCCTCCGGTGCGGGACTGAGCGTGACCGTCGTGGTGACGGCGGTTCCACAGGTCACTCTCGGCAGTACCGGTCTGGCGCAGGTGGCCGCGTTCCTCGGAGCGCTGGGCGGGGTCGGGCTGACCTGGCTGATCGGACGCTCGGCCGGACCGGACACGGCCACGCTGGTACTGGCGGGCGTGGCGGTCAGTGCGTTCCTCACAGCCGCGCAGACCTTCGTGCAACAGCTGCGCGTGGAATCGCTGCAACGGGTCTACATGTGGCTGCTGGGCAGGCTGAGCACCAGTGGATGGCACGAGGTGCTGACGGTAGTCCCCGGATTGTGTCTGGCCACGGTGGTGCTGTGCGCGTGCGGACGGTTGCTGGACCTGCTGGGCACCGGTGACGAGGAAGCGGCGGCGCTGGGGGTGCGCCCTGGCAGGGTACGCGCCCTGGTTCTGGTGGCCGCTTCGCTGGCCACCGCCTCAGCGGTGTCGGTGGCCGGGCTGATCGGTTTCGTGGGATTGGTCGTTCCGCATCTGGTACGGCTGGCTCTCGGTGGCAGCTACCGGGTCATCGTGCCGGTGTCCCTGCTGTTCGGCGGGGCCTTCCTCGTCGGTGCGGACATGCTGGCCCGGACGGTCATGGCCCCCGCCGAACTGCCGATCGGCGTGATCACGGCGTTCACCGGTGCGCCCTTCTTCGCGCTGTTGCTGCACACCAGCCGACGGCGATGA
- a CDS encoding DNA helicase IV (product_source=COG3973; cath_funfam=3.40.50.300; cog=COG3973; pfam=PF13245,PF13538; smart=SM00382; superfamily=52540), producing MSETRADRELDHADSVAAEQRYVSMLYDKLDELRRYNSKRLAETLRETGGTPQARTERDISTKMHIDKLSQLSAVENGLCFGRLDLDSEERFHIGRLGLFDEENEYTPLLIDWRAPAARPFYLATAASRDGVIRRRHIRTTRRTVTDLEDEVLDLDSAEQGSHLGLAGEATLLAALDERRTGQMGDIVATIQAEQDNIIRSGMNGVLVVQGGPGTGKTAVALHRAAYLLYTYRQQLTKRGVLVVGPNKTFLRYIGQVLPSLGETGVLLSTVGELYPGVAATATETATAAELKGRTEMVSVLNNAVRDRQQVPRKYIEVTFDREPLHIDKSTCSQARTKARRARKPHNEARKIFRREMFSALALQVADRLGRDLLDQRDIDDIAAELRADSQVCEVLEQLWPEIEPTTLLDELLSSPERMKKAARRYFDESQRQAMLREPGSEWTPADAPLLDELAELLGEDDSEQQQAQLRQEREELAYAEGVLHIMEQDEEIMDPERLRVSDVLDADLLAERNRTNSELTAAERAAGDRTWTFGHVIVDEAQELSAMAWRVIMRRCPSRSMTVVGDIAQTGSAAGASSWHDVLGPYVARRWRLEELTVNYRTPSEIMSMATPLLAEMDVDLSVPTSVRSTGIEPSLVRTSRGEDTARTARLAAEELEAVDGGHVAVLCPPDRREEFGGEVSELIPRAAVGPRPEGLEAPVMVLSVDQAKGLEFDSVIVADPAGILEQSPRGINDIYVALTRTTTRLSVVHHGDLPAPLRPPES from the coding sequence GTGTCCGAAACCCGAGCCGATCGGGAACTTGACCACGCCGACAGCGTCGCCGCCGAACAGCGGTACGTCTCGATGCTCTACGACAAGCTCGACGAACTGCGGCGGTACAACAGCAAACGCCTGGCCGAGACGCTGCGGGAGACCGGTGGAACTCCCCAGGCACGTACCGAGCGTGACATTTCCACCAAGATGCACATCGACAAGCTCTCGCAGCTCAGCGCGGTGGAGAACGGGTTGTGCTTCGGCAGGCTCGACCTGGACAGCGAGGAGCGGTTTCACATCGGCAGGCTCGGACTGTTCGACGAGGAGAACGAGTACACGCCGTTGCTGATCGACTGGCGCGCTCCAGCCGCACGACCGTTCTACCTGGCCACGGCGGCCTCCCGCGACGGGGTGATAAGGCGTAGGCACATACGCACCACCAGGCGCACGGTCACGGACCTGGAGGACGAGGTCCTGGACCTGGACTCCGCCGAGCAGGGAAGCCACCTTGGACTCGCGGGTGAGGCGACGCTGCTGGCGGCGCTGGACGAACGCCGTACCGGCCAGATGGGCGACATCGTCGCGACCATTCAGGCCGAGCAGGACAACATCATCCGCAGCGGCATGAACGGTGTTCTGGTGGTGCAGGGCGGTCCGGGTACCGGCAAGACCGCGGTGGCACTGCACCGAGCCGCGTACCTGCTCTACACCTACCGGCAGCAACTGACCAAGCGCGGTGTGCTGGTGGTGGGACCCAACAAGACCTTCCTGCGCTACATCGGCCAGGTGCTGCCCTCCCTCGGCGAGACCGGTGTGCTGCTGTCCACCGTCGGAGAGCTGTATCCGGGCGTGGCCGCCACTGCGACGGAAACGGCCACCGCCGCCGAGCTCAAGGGGCGTACCGAGATGGTCTCGGTGCTCAACAACGCCGTACGGGACCGCCAGCAGGTACCGCGCAAGTACATCGAGGTGACTTTCGACCGCGAGCCACTCCACATCGACAAGAGCACCTGCAGCCAGGCACGCACCAAGGCGCGGCGAGCACGCAAACCGCACAACGAGGCCAGGAAGATCTTCCGGCGCGAGATGTTCTCGGCACTGGCGCTGCAGGTGGCCGACCGGTTGGGGCGGGATCTGCTCGACCAGCGCGACATCGACGACATCGCGGCGGAGCTGCGGGCGGACAGTCAGGTGTGCGAGGTACTCGAACAGCTGTGGCCGGAGATCGAGCCCACCACGCTGCTGGACGAGCTGTTGAGCTCGCCGGAACGCATGAAGAAGGCCGCGCGCAGGTACTTCGACGAGTCACAACGCCAGGCGATGCTGCGGGAACCGGGCTCGGAGTGGACACCCGCCGACGCTCCGCTGCTGGACGAGCTGGCAGAGCTGCTGGGGGAGGACGACTCGGAGCAGCAGCAGGCACAGCTGCGGCAGGAGCGGGAGGAGCTCGCCTACGCCGAGGGAGTGCTGCACATCATGGAGCAGGACGAGGAGATCATGGATCCCGAACGACTTCGGGTCTCCGATGTACTCGACGCCGACCTGCTCGCGGAGCGCAATCGCACCAACAGTGAGCTCACAGCGGCCGAACGAGCGGCGGGGGACCGCACCTGGACCTTCGGGCACGTGATCGTCGACGAGGCGCAGGAGCTGTCGGCGATGGCGTGGCGAGTGATCATGCGTCGTTGCCCGAGCCGCTCGATGACCGTGGTGGGTGACATCGCCCAGACCGGTTCGGCCGCGGGCGCCTCGTCCTGGCACGACGTGCTCGGGCCGTACGTGGCGCGCCGGTGGCGCCTGGAGGAGCTCACCGTCAACTACCGGACGCCGAGCGAGATCATGTCGATGGCGACCCCGTTGCTCGCCGAGATGGACGTGGACCTGTCCGTGCCGACCTCGGTGCGCAGCACGGGCATCGAACCGTCCCTGGTGCGGACTTCTAGGGGAGAGGACACCGCCCGAACCGCGCGACTGGCCGCCGAGGAACTCGAAGCCGTCGACGGCGGCCACGTGGCGGTACTCTGCCCACCCGATCGCCGCGAGGAGTTCGGAGGCGAGGTCTCCGAGCTGATACCGCGGGCAGCCGTGGGGCCGCGTCCGGAAGGTCTGGAAGCTCCGGTGATGGTCCTCAGCGTCGATCAGGCCAAGGGACTGGAGTTCGACAGCGTGATCGTGGCGGACCCCGCAGGCATCCTCGAACAGTCCCCCCGGGGAATCAACGACATCTACGTGGCGCTCACCCGAACCACGACCAGGCTCAGTGTCGTGCATCACGGCGACCTGCCCGCCCCGTTGAGGCCCCCGGAGAGCTGA
- a CDS encoding DNA-binding FadR family transcriptional regulator (product_source=COG2186; cath_funfam=1.10.10.10,1.20.120.530; cog=COG2186; pfam=PF00392,PF07729; smart=SM00345,SM00895; superfamily=46785,48008), with protein sequence MSGGLHGEIVEILGREISAGVHSPGSVLRGEDLEQRFGISRTVVREVVRTLASIRLVVGRQRVGIVVRPREEWNTFDPALIRWSLETDRANQVKTLVELRTAVEPVAAGAAAQRARAEDVTELIRIGERMNELAEAGDLEGFLEADVAFHSLVLRASGNEMFAQLHEVVREVLRWRTEQGLMPAHPEPLAVGLHGEIARCIEEGRYGRAETAMRELVAEALHGTLRFLESTEEK encoded by the coding sequence ATGAGCGGAGGACTGCACGGGGAGATCGTCGAGATACTGGGGCGGGAGATCAGTGCGGGCGTTCATTCTCCGGGCAGCGTGCTGCGTGGTGAGGATCTCGAACAGCGTTTCGGAATCTCGCGCACCGTGGTGCGCGAAGTGGTGCGTACGTTGGCTTCGATCCGTCTCGTGGTGGGGCGGCAGCGGGTGGGCATCGTGGTTCGACCCCGCGAGGAGTGGAACACCTTCGACCCGGCGCTGATTCGCTGGTCGTTGGAAACCGACCGTGCCAACCAGGTCAAGACGCTCGTCGAACTGCGTACGGCGGTGGAGCCGGTGGCTGCCGGTGCGGCCGCCCAACGAGCCCGCGCCGAGGACGTGACCGAACTGATCCGCATAGGTGAGCGGATGAACGAACTGGCCGAGGCGGGGGACCTGGAAGGTTTCCTGGAGGCCGACGTCGCCTTTCACTCACTGGTGTTGCGGGCTTCCGGCAACGAGATGTTCGCGCAGCTGCACGAGGTTGTGCGCGAAGTGTTGCGGTGGCGTACCGAGCAGGGACTGATGCCCGCGCATCCCGAGCCGCTGGCCGTCGGGCTGCACGGCGAGATCGCACGGTGCATCGAGGAGGGACGGTACGGCAGGGCGGAAACGGCCATGCGTGAGCTGGTCGCCGAGGCGCTGCACGGCACGCTCAGGTTTCTGGAGTCCACCGAGGAGAAGTGA